The DNA region TTGACCGGGCGAATCATTAGTATGGTGTTCGTAATCTGCATAGGAAACTCATTTAAATTTAGGCAAAATTAGGACTTTTAAAACGGTATGACCTAGTATAAATTGGAAAATAAGAAAAGGGGAAACTAGACCTATAAAGTAATTTCAGACCTTCTAAAAATTGGATTTTAGTATATTAAAAAGTACTACTCACGAACTAGTGGCAAGGTGCTACACCGTAGAAGACCTTCTTGTTTAGCAATCTCGCCATAGGGAATCTCTTCTACCGTAAAACCTTGCTCCCTCAGCCAATTATTAAGGCGTGTAAAGTTCTTTTCTGATACTATTACTTCCGGAGAAATAGAAAATACATTACTAAACATTTGATACATTTCATCCGGTGAAATCTCAAAGACATTTTCTTTTCCGAAAAAATCAACCAACCATTGATATTCTTCTTCTACCAAGAATCCGTTTTTGTGCAAAATAGCTTTTCCTTTTCCCAAGGGCTGAAAGCAACAGTCTAAGTGCAACGCATTCTGTTTTGCATCGGAATTTGATTTCCTCAGTTGGAATGATTTTACTTTTTTATGAGGAAATTGTTCTGTAATATAATCAACGGCAGCTTGATTTGTTCTTGCCGTAATATAACTAGCATAATCTTCTGCCGTATAGGTGCCGATAAAAATATAAT from Zobellia alginiliquefaciens includes:
- a CDS encoding dimethylarginine dimethylaminohydrolase family protein, with the translated sequence MLKLHVNDEISRLKVLVLGTAKSSGPTPKPEEAYDPKSLEHILAGTYPQEADMIREMDAFAEVFRKYDVQVYRPEVLTDCNQIFSRDIAFVIEDKLIIANILPDREKEVEAILHVLDKIKEQQILHPPEEVHVEGGDVMPWGDYIFIGTYTAEDYASYITARTNQAAVDYITEQFPHKKVKSFQLRKSNSDAKQNALHLDCCFQPLGKGKAILHKNGFLVEEEYQWLVDFFGKENVFEISPDEMYQMFSNVFSISPEVIVSEKNFTRLNNWLREQGFTVEEIPYGEIAKQEGLLRCSTLPLVRE